A DNA window from Setaria viridis chromosome 2, Setaria_viridis_v4.0, whole genome shotgun sequence contains the following coding sequences:
- the LOC117843601 gene encoding calmodulin-binding transcription activator CBT produces MAGGAGARDPLVASEIHGFLTCADLNFDKLMAEAGTRWFRPNEIYAVLANHARFKVHAQPIDKPASGTVVLYDRKVVRNFRKDGHNWKKKKDGKTVQEAHEKLKIGNEEKVHVYYARGEDDPNFFRRCYWLLDKELERIVLVHYRQTSEENAIPQPHIEAEVAEVPPINIIHYTSPLTSTDSVSARTELSSCAAAAAPEEINSHGGRAISCETDDHDSSLESFWADLLESSMKNDTSVRGGSLTPNQQTNYGMMDSGNNIFNTNATSNAIFPSPANVVSEAYATNPGLNQISESYYGALKHQANQSPSLLTSDLDSQSKPLANSLMRTPVDGNMPSYAPTRQNSLGLWKYLDDDITSLGDNPSSAIPTTRPVNDEIPFHIIEISSEWAYCTEDTKVLVVGYFHENYKHLAGTNLYCVIGDQCVNTDIVQTGVYRFMARPHVPGRVNLYLTLDGKTPISKVLSFDYREIPGSSDDDEPKKSKLQMQMRLARLLFSTSKKKIAPKFLAEGSRVSNLLSASTEKEWMDMFKYVTDSKGTNIPATEGLLELVLRNRLQEWLVEKIIEGQKSTDRDDLGRGPIHLCSFLGYTWAIRLFSLSGFSLDFRDSSGWTALHWAAYYGREKMVAALLSAGANPSLVTDPTHDDPGGHTAADLAARQGFDGLAAYLAEKGLTAHFEAMSLSKDKRSTSRTQSIKQHSKEVENLSEQELCLRESLAAYRNAADAASNIQAALRERTLKLQTKAIQLANPEIEAATIVAAMRIQHAFRNYNRKKEMRAAARIQSHFRTWQMRRNFINMRRQAIKIQAAYRGHQVRRQYRKVIWSVGVVEKAILRWRKKRKGLRGIATGMPVAMVTDAEAASTAEEDYYQVGRQQAEDRFNRSVVRVQALFRSHRAQQEYRRMKVAHEEAKVEFSQK; encoded by the exons atggcgggcggcgccggcgcgcgggacCCGCTCGTCGCCTCCGAGATCCACGGCTTCCTCACCTGCGCAG ACTTGAACTTTGACAAGCTGATGGCAGAGGCGGGAACACGCTGGTTCCGGCCCAATGAGATCTACGCAGTGCTGGCCAACCATGCGAGGTTCAAGGTCCATGCACAGCCCATCGACAAGCCAGCGA GTGGTACTGTTGTTCTATATGATCGTAAAGTTGTCCGAAACTTCCGTAAAGATGGCCATAAttggaagaaaaagaaggatggaAAGACTGTCCAAGAAGCCCATGAAAAATTAAAG ATTGGCAATGAAGAAAAGGTTCATGTGTATTATGCTCGAGGAGAGGATGATCCAAATTTCTTTCGTAGATGCTACTGGTTGCTTGACAA AGAGTTGGAGCGCATAGTTCTTGTGCATTATCGTCAAACATCTGAG GAAAATGCCATACCACAACCACATATAGAAGCTGAAGTTGCAGAAGTGCCTCCAATCAATATTATTCATTACACATCTCCTCTGACATCAACGGATTCGGTCTCTGCTCGTACTGAGCTATCTTCTtgtgctgctgcggctgcaccAGAAGAAATTAACTCACATGGTGGCAGAGCGATTTCTTGTG AAACCGACGATCATGATTCTAGCCTGGAATCGTTTTGGGCAGATCTATTGGAGTCATCTATGAAGAATGATACTTCTGTCCGTG GTGGATCTTTAACACCCAATCAACAGACTAATTATGGGATGATGGATTCTGGAAATAATATCTTCAATACCAATGCCACAAGTAAT GCTATCTTTCCTTCACCAGCTAATGTAGTTTCAGAAGCTTATGCTACCAATCCTGGCCTCAATCAAATATCAGAGAGTTACTATGGAGCTCTGAAACATCAAGCGAACCAGTCTCCATCTCTTTTAACATCAGATCTGGATTCTCAATCAAAGCCACTTGCAAATTCTTTGATGAGAACTCCAGTGGATGGTAACATGCCCAGTTATGCGCCTACTAGGCAGAACAGTCTTGGACTGTGGAAATACTTGGATGATGATATTACAAGTTTAGGGGATAATCCAAGCTCAGCCATACCCACCACTCGACCAGTGAACGACGAAATACCCTTTCACATCATTGAGATCTCCTCAGAATGGGCTTATTGTACAGAGGATacaaag GTCCTTGTGGTTGGATACTTCCATGAGAACTACAAACATCTGGCTGGGACCAATCTGTACTGTGTTATTGGTGACCAATGCGTTAACACAGACATTGTCCAAACTGGCGTTTATCGTTTCATGGCTAGACCACATGTGCCTGGACGAGTGAATCTTTATTTGACTTTGGATGGGAAAACTCCAATCAGCAAGGTTTTGAGTTTTGACTACCGTGAAATTCCTGGCAGTTCAGATGATGATGAACCGAAAAAGTCAAAGCTTCAGATGCAGATGAGACTAGCTCGTTTGTTGTTCTCTACAAGCAAGAAAAAGATAGCACCAAAGTTCCTTGCAGAAGGAAGTAGAGTTTCCAATCTCTTGTCAGCATCAACAGAGAAGGAATGGATGGATATGTTCAAATATGTTACTGATTCTAAAGGCACTAACATTCCTGCTACTGAGGGCTTGCTTGAACTTGTGTTGCGAAATAGATTACAAGAGTGGCTTGTCGAAAAAATAATTGAAGGACAGAAGTCAACAGACCGTGATGATCTAGGACGAGGACCTATACATCTGTGTTCTTTCTTGGGCTATACCTGGGCCATTCGCTTATTTTCTTTGTCGGGATTCTCCTTGGATTTTCGCGATTCTTCTGGTTGGACAGCTCTGCACTGGGCCGCATACTATGGGAG GGAAAAAATGGTTGCTGCTCTTTTGTCTGCTGGAGCAAATCCAAGCTTGGTTACAGATCCTACTCATGATGACCCTGGTGGACACACTGCTGCTGATCTAGCTGCAAGACAAGGTTTTGATGGCTTAGCTGCATATCTTGCTGAGAAAGGGTTGACGGCTCATTTTGAGGCAATGTCGCTGTCCAAGGATAAGCGATCAACATCAAGGACACAATCAATAAAACAACATTCCAAGGAAGTTGAAAACCTTAGTGAACAAGAACTGTGCTTGCGAGAATCTTTAGCAGCCTACCGTAATGCTGCTGATGCTGCTAGCAATATCCAAGCCGCTCTTAGGGAGCGAACTCTTAAGCTTCAAACGAAAGCAATTCAGTTGGCCAATCCTGAGATTGAAGCAGCTACGATAGTTGCTGCTATGAGGATTCAACATGCATTCCGGAACTACaacagaaagaaagagatgCGAGCTGCCGCGCGAATACAAAGTCATTTCCGAACATGGCAGATGAGGAGGAACTTCATAAACATGCGAAGACAAGCTATAAAAATACAA GCTGCATACCGAGGTCACCAAGTGAGAAGGCAGTACCGCAAGGTAATATGGTCCGTTGGAGTCGTGGAGAAAGCTATCTTgcgatggaggaagaagagaaaaggcCTGCGTGGCATTGCAACTGGAATGCCAGTAGCAATGGTTACAGATGCAGAAGCAGCAAGCACTGCAGAAGAGGATTACTACCAGGTTGGCCGGCAACAAGCTGAGGACAGGTTTAACAGATCTGTGGTACGTGTCCAAGCTCTGTTCCGTTCTCATCGGGCACAACAGGAGTACCGGAGGATGAAGGTTGCTCATGAGGAGGCCAAG GTGGAGTTCAGTCAAAAGTAG
- the LOC117841933 gene encoding expansin-A26 has product MSGSSRTTTMAPLLASLLLVGLPLLAGVAEAKPHVNHGKFKGGPWTDGHATFYGGRDGSGTTDGGACGYKDALAKDYGELTAAVGPSLYAQGAGCGACYEVKGAEGEAASTGKSVVVTATNQAPPPVSGQKGEHFDLTMPAFLQIAEEKAGIVPISYRRVACVRQGGIRYTITGNKNYNMVMVTNVGGEGDVVALTVKGNKRVKWTPMKRSWGQLWTTEVDLTGESLTFRVMNGDHRKATSWHVMPRDWQFGKTYQATKNF; this is encoded by the exons ATGTCCGGTTCGTCGCGGACAACAACAATGGCGCCTCTCCTCGCGTCGCTGCTGCTCGTCGGGCTCCCGCTGCTGGCCGGCGTCGCGGAGGCGAAGCCCCACGTAAACCACGGCAAGTTCAAGGGCGGCCCGTGGACGGACGGGCACGCGACGTTCTACGGCGGGCGCGACGGGTCCGGCACCACGGATGGCGGCGCGTGCGGGTACAAGGACGCGCTGGCCAAGGATTACGGCGAGCTGACGGCGGCCGTGGGCCCGTCGCTGTACGCCCAGGGCGCCGGGTGCGGCGCCTGCTACGAGGTGAAGGGCGCGGAGGGCGAGGCCGCCAGCACCGGCAAGTCCGTGGTGGTGACGGCCACGAAccaggccccgccgccggtcagCGGGCAGAAGGGCGAGCACTTCGACCTCACCATGCCGGCGTTCCTCCAGATCGCCGAGGAGAAGGCCGGCATCGTGCCCATCTCCTACCGCAG AGTGGCGTGCGTGAGGCAAGGCGGGATCCGGTACACGATAACGGGGAACAAGAACTACAACATGGTGATGGTGACGAACGTGGGCGGCGAGGGGGACGTGGTGGCGCTGACGGTGAAGGGCAACAAGCGCGTCAAGTGGACGCCGATGAAGCGAAGCTGGGGCCAGCTGTGGACGACGGAGGTCGACCTCACCGGCGAGTCGCTCACGTTCAGGGTCATGAACGGCGACCACCGCAAGGCCACCTCCTGGCACGTCATGCCGCGGGACTGGCAGTTCGGCAAGACATACCAGGCGACCAAGAACTTCTAG
- the LOC117844732 gene encoding uncharacterized protein — translation MSRWHTAACRISAAAASRNSAAESRVLSRACSKAPSLPPLPPPLQTLARTFAKSAAAATSTSTATSRSSGAAPPASAGPRPEVRLNSMFLSKPCSLALPPDSPLRAADPQYEGIKRFMLTLLLFYSKQSKALRGANVVYDRITSQVDAPAIYDVFQLEKTFKTTFSLLVLHMWLVLRRLKEEGKDGVKFGQYIYEIYNHDVELRVSKAGVNLLLIKWMKELEKIFYGNIVKYDAAISPEARQDDLVNVIWRNIYAEEGSEAMDAAAAPAVQALARYTRREATCLSLTDKDVMFSGNFKFTTLLPPTPSPSPKKPAR, via the exons ATGTCACGGTGGCACACGGCCGCATGCcgcatctccgccgccgccgcgtcccgcaACTCCGCGGCGGAGTCACGCGTCCTCTCCAGGGCCTGCTCGAAGGCTCCCTCGCTGCCTCCGCTCCCGCCGCCTCTCCAAACCCTCGCGAGAACCTTCGCcaagtccgccgccgccgccacctccacctccacggccaCATCACGCAGCTCCGGCGCAGCCCCCCCAGCTTCCGCCGGGCCGAGGCCCGAG GTCAGACTGAATTCTATGTTCCTGTCCAAGCCCTGTTCATTAGCGTTACCACCTGACTCCCCTCTTAGAGCAGCAGATCCACAGTATGAAGGCATCAAGCGTTTCATGCTCACACTGTTGTTGTTCTACAGTAAGCAAAGCAAGGCACTTAGAGGAGCAAATGTTGTTTATGATCGAATTACTTCTCAAGTTGATGCGCCTGCTATTTATGATG TTTTTCAGTTGGAGAAAACATTTAAAACAACATTTTCATTGCTTGTTCTCCATATGTGGCTTGTTCTACGCCGTTTGAAGGAAGAAGGGAAGGATGGTGTTAAATTTGGACAGTACATCTATGAAATTTACAACCATGATGTGGAGCTCAGAGTTTCAAAAGCTGGG GTTAACTTGCTCTTGATAAAATGGATGAAAGAACTAGAGAAAATATTCTACGGAAACATTGTGAAGTACGATGCTGCGATAAGCCCTGAGGCTCGTCAGGATGATCTTGTAAATGTCATCTGGAG GAATATTTATGCTGAGGAAGGTTCAGAGGCTATGGATGCGGCTGCTGCCCCTGCGGTCCAG GCATTGGCAAGATACACACGAAGGGAGGCAACTTGTCTATCATTGACTG ACAAGGATGTTATGTTCTCTGGAAACTTCAAATTCACAACCCTGCTGCCTCCAACCCCCAGTCCCAGCCCAAAGAAGCCCGCACGATGA
- the LOC117842243 gene encoding uncharacterized protein produces MATTSPAFTGNLKKALAGLRRINLDGLRWRVFDAKGQVLGRLASQIAVALQGKDKPTYAPHVENGDMCIVLNAKDISVTGRKMTDKIYYWHTGYIGHLKERRLKDQMEKDPTEVIRKAVLRMLPRNRLRDDRDRKLRIFSGNEHPFHDRPIEPFVMPPRQVREMRPRARRALIRAQKKEQAIRAKEEEGTKNAEITA; encoded by the exons ATGGCTACAACATCGCCTGCCTTCACTGGCAACCTGAAG AAAGCACTTGCAGGTTTGAGAAGAATCAATTTAGATGGGTTGCGGTGGCGTGTATTTGATGCGAAGGGTCAG GTGCTTGGACGATTGGCATCCCAAATTGCTGTTGCGCTTCAAGGCAAGGATAAGCCAACCTATGCACCACATGTAGAAAACGGAGACATGTGCATTGTACTTAATGCAAAGGATATCAGTGTTACAGGAAGGAAAATGACTGATAAGATTTACTACTGGCATACAGG GTATATTGGCCATCTTAAGGAAAGGAGGCTCAAGGACCAGATGGAGAAAGACCCAACTGAAGTGATTCGCAAAGCTGTCCTGCGCATGCTTCCCCGCAACAGATTGCGTGAT GACAGGGACCGCAAACTGAGAATATTTTCTGGAAATGAGCATCCATTCCATGATCGCCCTATTGAGCCTTTTGTGATGCCACCACGGCAAGTACGTGAGATGCGCCCCCGCGCAAGGCGTGCACTGATAAGGGCCCAGAAGAAAGAGCAGGCAATCAGagcaaaggaggaagaaggtacGAAGAATGCCGAGATCACTGCATAG